The Niallia alba genome includes a window with the following:
- the yabP gene encoding sporulation protein YabP produces the protein MSQYYDSNTTKSNMVEHDVIMRGRKLLDITGVKQVESFDNEEFILETVMGFLSIRGQNLQMKNLDVEKGIVSIKGKVFDLVYVDDQSGDKAKGFFSKIFR, from the coding sequence ATGAGCCAATATTATGATTCAAATACGACTAAAAGTAATATGGTGGAACATGACGTGATTATGAGAGGAAGAAAGCTGCTAGATATTACAGGAGTCAAGCAAGTGGAAAGCTTTGACAACGAAGAGTTTATACTTGAAACGGTAATGGGTTTTTTATCCATTAGAGGTCAAAATCTTCAAATGAAAAATCTGGATGTAGAAAAGGGAATCGTCTCCATCAAAGGTAAGGTATTTGATTTAGTTTATGTAGACGATCAAAGTGGAGATAAGGCTAAGGGATTCTTTAGCAAGATATTCCGATGA
- the yabQ gene encoding spore cortex biosynthesis protein YabQ — MTLSTQFMTMLAMVSMGLFFGISLDTYQYFLKRPTRKRSIVFIHDILFWILQALLMFYVLFLVNKGEVRVYLVLALLLGFAMYKSLFQALYLRLLKGIISFCIHSYRFLIKIIVNIVYRPIKSIVFFLLSIIIALGKGLMALVSGIIRVLRFIIRILLKPIEWLLSLLWLIMPKKVKLFVERISSKLAGYYFKIKNYLKEWIANRKK; from the coding sequence ATGACACTTTCTACACAATTTATGACCATGCTAGCTATGGTTAGCATGGGCCTATTCTTTGGGATAAGTTTAGATACATATCAATACTTCTTGAAAAGACCGACACGGAAAAGAAGTATAGTTTTTATCCATGATATCCTTTTCTGGATTTTGCAAGCTCTTCTGATGTTTTATGTCCTTTTCCTAGTAAATAAGGGAGAGGTTCGCGTTTATTTGGTCTTAGCCTTGCTATTAGGCTTTGCGATGTACAAAAGTTTATTTCAAGCTCTTTATCTTCGACTCTTAAAAGGAATTATTTCCTTTTGCATCCATTCGTATCGCTTTTTGATTAAGATAATAGTTAATATCGTATATAGACCAATTAAATCTATTGTTTTTTTTCTTTTGTCGATAATAATTGCATTAGGCAAGGGACTTATGGCACTTGTCAGTGGTATAATTAGGGTATTAAGATTTATCATAAGGATACTATTAAAACCAATAGAATGGCTTTTATCCCTATTGTGGCTAATTATGCCGAAAAAGGTTAAATTATTCGTCGAGAGAATCTCTAGTAAATTGGCAGGATATTACTTTAAAATAAAGAACTATTTGAAAGAATGGATAGCTAATAGAAAAAAATAA
- a CDS encoding FtsB family cell division protein has translation MSAIRKPDVTTFPTEYNLQHQADSLSGARKKKLLMRRLTTFFVCAAVIGFIMISTLISQSSTLKEKRAEKEQLEGQLVALEKQEADLKDQIARLNDEEYLAKLARKDLLLSQKGEIIFNIPEKEAKNATGK, from the coding sequence ATGAGTGCTATAAGAAAACCAGATGTTACAACATTTCCAACAGAATATAATCTACAGCATCAAGCTGATAGTCTTAGTGGAGCCAGAAAGAAAAAGCTATTGATGCGCCGACTGACAACCTTCTTTGTTTGTGCTGCTGTTATTGGCTTTATCATGATTTCCACACTCATATCACAAAGCTCCACTTTAAAAGAAAAAAGAGCAGAGAAAGAACAGTTAGAAGGACAACTTGTTGCATTGGAGAAGCAGGAAGCAGACCTAAAGGATCAAATTGCTAGATTGAACGATGAAGAATATTTAGCTAAATTAGCAAGGAAAGATTTATTATTATCACAAAAAGGGGAAATTATTTTTAATATCCCTGAAAAAGAAGCAAAAAACGCAACTGGAAAATAA
- a CDS encoding S1 domain-containing RNA-binding protein, translated as MSIEVGSKLQGKVTGITNFGAFVELPEGATGLVHISEVADNYVKDINEHLKVGDEVEVKVINVEKDGKIGLSIKKAKDRPERPERPERPERPQYERGERRESRGGYSGGNSQRSRNAKSNDNRAPKENFESKMARFLKDSEDRLASLKRNTESKRGGRGARRG; from the coding sequence ATGTCAATCGAAGTAGGCAGCAAGTTACAAGGAAAGGTAACAGGAATTACTAATTTTGGTGCGTTTGTTGAGCTCCCAGAAGGCGCAACAGGTCTTGTTCATATTAGTGAGGTCGCAGACAATTATGTGAAGGACATTAATGAACACCTAAAAGTAGGCGATGAAGTCGAAGTTAAAGTTATTAATGTCGAGAAAGATGGAAAAATTGGACTATCTATCAAGAAGGCGAAGGATAGACCAGAAAGACCGGAAAGACCAGAGAGACCAGAGAGACCACAATACGAACGCGGAGAAAGAAGAGAATCGAGAGGCGGCTATTCCGGAGGAAATTCTCAAAGGTCACGTAATGCAAAATCAAATGATAATCGTGCTCCTAAAGAGAATTTTGAATCGAAAATGGCTCGTTTCTTAAAAGATAGTGAAGATCGATTAGCTTCTTTGAAAAGAAATACTGAGTCGAAACGCGGGGGAAGAGGCGCTAGACGCGGGTAA